One window of the Arthrobacter sp. D5-1 genome contains the following:
- a CDS encoding Lrp/AsnC family transcriptional regulator, with amino-acid sequence MIDGIDRSILRHLKEDGRMTSTALASKVGLTVAPCHRRLKDLESSGVIRGYRADIDPAAVGLCFEAIVFVTLKQVERTIMAEFEERVTASPNIVEAQRLFGSPDYLLKVIAADLPAYQRFYDDELAALPAVERLTSTLVMKNLKTNIGPPV; translated from the coding sequence GTGATTGACGGAATCGATAGAAGTATTTTGCGCCACCTTAAAGAGGATGGCCGAATGACGTCGACAGCCTTGGCCTCCAAGGTGGGTTTGACCGTGGCTCCATGCCATCGGCGGCTGAAGGATTTGGAGTCGTCAGGGGTGATCCGCGGCTATCGTGCCGACATCGATCCTGCTGCCGTGGGGCTTTGTTTCGAAGCGATAGTATTTGTCACCCTCAAGCAGGTGGAGCGCACCATCATGGCCGAATTCGAGGAGCGCGTGACAGCCAGTCCCAACATCGTGGAGGCGCAGCGGCTGTTTGGCTCCCCTGACTATCTGTTGAAGGTCATTGCCGCAGACTTGCCTGCCTATCAGCGCTTCTACGACGACGAACTCGCGGCTCTTCCAGCCGTGGAACGACTGACGTCAACCCTGGTGATGAAGAACTTGAAAACCAACATCGGCCCGCCCGTATAG
- the gluQRS gene encoding tRNA glutamyl-Q(34) synthetase GluQRS, which translates to MTSAGRFAPSPSGQLHVGNLRTAILAWLFAKSSGRDFLLRVEDLDRTRSGAEAEQLRDLEAVGVRWDAGVVRQTERAAFYDEAIARLTAEGRTYECFCTRREIQEAASAPHAPQGAYPGTCRRLSHAEREIRRASRPASIRLQADVVEWAVEDQLCGIYRGMVDDFVLRRNDGVTAYNLAVVVDDAAQGIDQVVRGDDLLPSTPRQAYLATLLGLPVPEYAHVPLVVNHDGARLAKRDGAVTLGDLAAVGIPAGRVRDLILESVGLPAGTLEEALPHFRPRSLPKEPWVWKTPGPETPTT; encoded by the coding sequence ATGACTTCAGCTGGCCGTTTCGCCCCGAGCCCTTCCGGCCAACTACACGTCGGCAATCTCCGTACGGCCATCCTGGCCTGGCTCTTCGCGAAGTCCAGCGGTAGGGACTTCCTGCTGCGCGTCGAGGACCTGGACCGTACCCGGTCCGGCGCCGAAGCGGAGCAGCTGCGCGATTTGGAGGCCGTCGGCGTCAGGTGGGACGCCGGCGTCGTGCGCCAGACTGAACGCGCGGCGTTCTACGACGAAGCGATTGCGCGCCTCACTGCTGAGGGCCGCACCTACGAATGCTTCTGTACCCGCCGGGAAATCCAGGAAGCAGCGTCGGCGCCGCATGCGCCGCAGGGCGCGTATCCGGGGACCTGCCGGCGGTTGTCCCACGCTGAACGGGAGATCCGGCGCGCGTCACGCCCGGCGTCGATACGCCTCCAGGCGGACGTTGTTGAGTGGGCTGTTGAGGACCAGTTGTGCGGCATCTATAGGGGCATGGTGGACGACTTTGTGCTGCGTCGAAATGACGGAGTGACCGCCTACAATCTGGCAGTGGTGGTGGACGACGCCGCCCAGGGAATCGACCAGGTGGTGCGCGGCGATGACCTCCTCCCTTCCACCCCGCGGCAGGCCTACCTGGCGACGCTGCTGGGCCTGCCCGTTCCCGAATATGCCCACGTGCCACTGGTGGTAAACCACGACGGCGCCAGGCTGGCAAAGCGCGACGGTGCGGTCACGCTGGGCGACCTCGCCGCCGTCGGAATTCCTGCCGGAAGAGTCCGTGACCTGATCCTTGAATCGGTGGGCCTGCCTGCCGGAACCCTGGAGGAGGCGTTGCCGCACTTCCGCCCCCGGAGCCTCCCCAAGGAGCCATGGGTGTGGAAAACCCCCGGCCCTGAAACGCCCACCACGTAG
- a CDS encoding IclR family transcriptional regulator has product MTPSESSDASSNGDNKSTSVIVNAIAVLRSFTADEPLLGVTEIAGRIGLHKSTVSRILATLEQENLVERDVDSRRFRLGLGMIAMAGPLLAELEERRVAYPVLRELTERTGETSALMVWNGNESMCVEQIPSRHQVKHLTPLGARYNEALSSSVQVFLGAENDDRVRQLLRSGSITLPGLDEEAIEAYLSRVEDSMKRGWAVNFGETSIEEVGVASPVYDHRGDIVASVLIPAPKFRVSQDTLDSLGEACAAAAAKVTTRLGGRAPNHRRDGI; this is encoded by the coding sequence ATGACTCCCTCGGAATCCAGCGACGCTTCCAGCAATGGCGACAACAAAAGCACCTCGGTCATCGTTAACGCCATCGCAGTGCTGCGGAGCTTCACGGCCGACGAACCACTTCTGGGAGTCACCGAAATCGCGGGCCGAATCGGCCTTCACAAGAGCACCGTCTCCCGGATCCTCGCGACCCTGGAACAGGAAAACCTAGTAGAGCGCGACGTCGATTCACGCAGGTTCCGCTTGGGGCTGGGAATGATCGCCATGGCGGGCCCGCTCCTGGCGGAACTCGAAGAGCGCCGCGTTGCCTACCCGGTCCTGCGTGAACTCACCGAGCGGACAGGGGAGACGAGTGCGCTCATGGTGTGGAACGGCAACGAATCCATGTGTGTGGAACAGATCCCCAGTCGGCATCAGGTAAAACACCTCACTCCGCTGGGTGCGCGGTACAACGAGGCCCTGAGTTCGTCAGTGCAGGTGTTCCTAGGCGCAGAGAATGACGATAGGGTGCGTCAGCTGCTGCGTAGCGGTTCGATCACCCTTCCTGGTCTGGACGAGGAGGCAATTGAGGCGTATCTCTCCCGAGTGGAGGACTCCATGAAACGCGGCTGGGCAGTGAATTTCGGGGAGACGTCCATTGAGGAAGTCGGTGTGGCCTCGCCCGTTTACGACCATCGTGGCGACATCGTGGCGTCCGTCCTGATTCCGGCGCCGAAATTCCGCGTCTCACAAGACACCTTGGACAGCCTCGGTGAAGCCTGCGCCGCAGCCGCTGCCAAAGTCACCACGCGGCTGGGTGGGCGCGCCCCAAACCATCGCCGAGACGGCATTTGA
- a CDS encoding Lrp/AsnC family transcriptional regulator, producing MQQLDATDRRILAALDNDPRVPIMVLAQKLHLARGTVQSRLERMTAAGALRPNSSRVLPAALGRGVAAAVSAELDQSHLNEAIAALRDIPEVLECHAPAGDTDLIIRVVAKSPDDLYRVSEEIRLCPGIVRTSTSMFLREVIPYRTTGLLAE from the coding sequence TTGCAGCAACTCGACGCGACGGACCGGCGAATCCTGGCCGCCCTCGACAACGATCCCCGTGTGCCCATCATGGTGCTGGCCCAGAAGCTCCATCTCGCGCGGGGAACTGTGCAGTCCCGCTTGGAACGGATGACGGCCGCCGGAGCCCTGCGACCGAACAGCAGCCGCGTCCTGCCGGCGGCCTTGGGGCGTGGCGTCGCGGCTGCGGTCAGCGCCGAACTGGACCAAAGCCACTTGAATGAAGCCATCGCCGCACTCCGGGACATCCCCGAAGTCCTCGAGTGCCACGCACCCGCCGGCGATACCGACCTCATCATCAGGGTGGTAGCCAAGAGCCCGGACGATCTTTACCGCGTGTCCGAGGAAATCCGCCTATGCCCCGGAATCGTGCGCACGTCCACCAGCATGTTCCTCCGCGAAGTGATTCCCTACCGGACAACTGGGTTGCTTGCCGAGTAG
- a CDS encoding low temperature requirement protein A, translating to MSSNPLRHALSRMGGRDPHEKHRTATPLELFFDLTFVIAFGVAGSQFAHAVAEAHFWPGLLAFSFAMFAVIWAWINFTWFASAYDTDDWVFRVVTMIQMVGVLILAMGIEPMFHSIIEGRHVDNVTIVLGYIIMRVALIFQWLRAARQDPERRDTCLRYAKYVAIVQIGWVVVLLVDASVLTTFLVATPLFIMEMAAPYFAEREIRTPWHAHHIAERYGLLAIIALGECLIGAIETLRAIVATHQWSVDAALVGLSGTGLAFAMWWIYFILPSGPALHVQRHRSWVFGYGHMPVFAAIAATGAGLHVAAYFIDHEAHIPAAAAVASIALPIILFKISLTTLYSIMLGLEREHLVSSALVVLGLAGSIALAAAGASVPVCMLEMMLVLGLSIAYDERRGHKGRAAALRRLENAAG from the coding sequence ATGTCCTCGAATCCCCTTCGCCATGCGCTGTCCCGCATGGGCGGCCGCGATCCCCATGAAAAGCACCGCACAGCAACCCCGCTGGAGCTCTTCTTTGACCTGACCTTTGTCATTGCCTTCGGTGTTGCTGGCAGCCAGTTCGCCCATGCGGTGGCGGAGGCGCACTTCTGGCCTGGGCTGCTGGCCTTCTCGTTCGCCATGTTCGCGGTGATCTGGGCCTGGATCAACTTCACGTGGTTCGCCAGCGCCTACGACACCGATGACTGGGTGTTCCGTGTGGTCACCATGATCCAGATGGTGGGCGTGCTCATCCTGGCCATGGGCATCGAGCCGATGTTCCACTCGATCATCGAGGGCAGGCACGTGGACAATGTCACCATCGTGCTGGGCTACATCATCATGCGTGTGGCCCTGATCTTCCAATGGCTTCGCGCTGCCCGCCAGGATCCCGAACGCCGGGATACCTGTTTGCGCTATGCAAAGTACGTGGCGATCGTCCAGATCGGCTGGGTTGTTGTGCTGTTGGTGGACGCGAGTGTCCTCACCACGTTCCTTGTGGCAACTCCGCTGTTCATCATGGAGATGGCGGCACCCTACTTCGCGGAACGGGAGATCCGTACCCCGTGGCACGCCCATCACATCGCGGAAAGGTACGGGCTCCTGGCCATCATCGCCTTGGGCGAATGCTTGATTGGCGCAATTGAAACCTTGCGTGCCATTGTTGCTACCCATCAGTGGTCCGTGGATGCAGCACTGGTCGGGCTGAGTGGCACCGGGTTGGCCTTCGCCATGTGGTGGATCTACTTCATCCTGCCCTCCGGCCCGGCATTGCACGTCCAGCGGCATCGTTCGTGGGTGTTTGGCTATGGGCACATGCCGGTCTTTGCCGCCATTGCCGCCACAGGTGCGGGCCTGCACGTTGCCGCGTACTTCATTGATCATGAAGCACACATTCCCGCGGCTGCCGCTGTTGCCTCGATTGCCCTGCCGATTATCTTGTTCAAGATCTCGCTCACAACGCTGTACAGCATCATGCTCGGGCTGGAACGCGAACACCTCGTGAGCTCAGCTTTGGTGGTTTTGGGCTTGGCTGGAAGCATAGCCCTGGCTGCCGCCGGAGCATCAGTCCCGGTGTGCATGCTGGAGATGATGCTGGTTCTGGGCCTGTCGATCGCCTACGACGAACGACGCGGCCACAAGGGCCGGGCCGCCGCGCTCCGAAGGCTGGAAAACGCCGCGGGCTAG
- a CDS encoding DUF4383 domain-containing protein: MTTASHPAEHHHMMGLTLRNTAMGVGIVFLLVGVLGFIPGITTNFGAMTFAGHESGAMLLGIFQVSILHNIVHLLFGVAGLAMARNARMARLFLLGGGAVYIVLWIYGLVINQETAANFVPFNTADNWLHLILGVAMIGLGAWLGRDAMDETTTARRKM, encoded by the coding sequence ATGACCACCGCTTCGCACCCCGCCGAACACCACCACATGATGGGGTTGACGCTTCGCAACACCGCCATGGGCGTTGGCATTGTATTTCTGCTGGTAGGCGTCCTGGGGTTCATCCCGGGAATCACCACCAATTTCGGCGCCATGACCTTTGCTGGACATGAGTCAGGCGCCATGCTGCTTGGAATCTTCCAAGTGTCCATACTCCACAACATCGTTCACCTGCTGTTTGGCGTGGCCGGCTTGGCCATGGCAAGGAACGCACGCATGGCCCGCCTGTTCCTCCTGGGCGGCGGCGCCGTGTACATCGTTCTTTGGATCTACGGCCTGGTCATCAACCAGGAAACAGCTGCCAACTTTGTCCCGTTCAACACGGCTGACAACTGGCTGCACCTGATCCTCGGCGTTGCCATGATCGGCTTGGGCGCCTGGCTGGGCAGGGATGCCATGGACGAAACCACAACGGCCCGACGGAAGATGTAA
- a CDS encoding aminopeptidase P family protein, translating into MTITQNESVNDVAKLERTKVLNNGEKVSLTFSDAEFERRLAGLRRIMAEKDLDAVILTSYHSIKYYSDFLFTYFGRSYGMVVTKDDTVTITANIDAGMPWRRSYGDNLVYTDWRRDNYIHAIQEVLRTRCINPRRIGVEDDSLPLDNRNKIQAAFSGATLVDVAQAAMRQRMIKSDEEIAVIKHGARIGDLGGEAIRNAITAGITEYEVALIGTEAMVHEIARTFPDSEIRDTWVWFQSGINTDGAHNWATTRKIQEHDILSLNCFPMTSGYYTALERTLFYGEPDARSLELWNINVEVHRRGLELIKPGAVCKDIAAELNEIYISHGLLPNRTFGYGHSFGVLSHYYGREAGLELREDIDTVLEPGMVVSMEPMITVLDGQPGAGGYREHDILVVGEDSAENITKFPFGPEYNIIGA; encoded by the coding sequence ATGACCATCACCCAGAACGAGTCCGTCAACGATGTCGCCAAGCTCGAGCGCACCAAGGTCCTCAACAACGGCGAAAAAGTATCGCTGACCTTCTCCGATGCTGAGTTCGAGCGCCGCCTCGCTGGCCTACGCCGCATCATGGCCGAGAAAGACCTGGACGCCGTCATCCTCACCAGCTACCACTCCATCAAGTACTACTCCGACTTCCTCTTCACCTACTTCGGCCGCTCCTACGGCATGGTGGTGACCAAGGATGACACGGTTACCATTACGGCGAATATCGACGCCGGTATGCCTTGGCGCCGCAGCTACGGGGACAACCTGGTGTACACGGACTGGCGCCGTGACAACTACATCCACGCAATCCAGGAAGTCCTACGCACGCGCTGTATCAACCCGCGCCGCATCGGCGTCGAAGATGACTCGCTGCCGCTGGACAACCGCAACAAGATCCAAGCCGCGTTCTCCGGTGCGACTCTGGTGGATGTCGCACAGGCGGCAATGCGCCAGCGCATGATCAAATCGGACGAGGAAATCGCAGTCATCAAGCATGGCGCCCGCATTGGAGACCTCGGTGGTGAGGCCATCCGCAACGCCATCACGGCCGGCATCACCGAATACGAGGTTGCCCTGATCGGCACCGAGGCCATGGTCCACGAGATCGCCCGCACTTTCCCGGACTCGGAAATTCGCGATACTTGGGTGTGGTTCCAGTCGGGCATCAACACCGACGGCGCCCACAACTGGGCCACTACCCGGAAGATCCAAGAACACGACATCCTGTCCCTGAACTGTTTCCCGATGACCAGTGGCTACTACACAGCCCTGGAACGTACCTTGTTCTACGGCGAACCTGATGCCCGGTCCCTTGAGCTATGGAACATCAACGTTGAGGTGCACAGGCGCGGCCTCGAGCTGATCAAACCCGGTGCCGTCTGCAAAGACATCGCCGCAGAGCTCAACGAGATCTACATCAGCCACGGTTTGCTGCCCAATCGCACGTTCGGATACGGCCACTCGTTCGGTGTGCTGAGCCACTACTACGGACGCGAAGCGGGCCTCGAACTTCGCGAGGACATCGATACAGTGCTTGAACCCGGCATGGTGGTCTCCATGGAACCCATGATCACAGTGCTGGACGGCCAGCCGGGTGCCGGCGGATACCGCGAGCACGACATCCTTGTGGTCGGTGAAGACAGCGCGGAGAACATCACCAAGTTCCCGTTCGGGCCTGAGTACAACATCATCGGAGCTTAG
- a CDS encoding TetR-like C-terminal domain-containing protein, protein MTDQPYHHGKLREALLERAMETIEEAGVEGLSLRQLARDVNVSHGAPAKHFRDKQALIDAVALAGFESMNRLIRDATQSSDDLHGRFVRVGKAYVDFAVEHPALLTVMYSTKHHPDSSEELRNTGAQGIHVAQAMIAEAQEAGVLAEGDPGTLAMVCFVSLHGTALLAAGGHLDGTSVDDVVTAATDTLWAGMAAGVPAAQPS, encoded by the coding sequence ATGACTGACCAGCCCTACCACCACGGCAAACTCCGGGAGGCGCTCCTGGAGCGCGCCATGGAGACCATTGAGGAAGCCGGCGTGGAAGGACTTTCCCTGCGGCAGCTGGCCCGTGATGTCAACGTCAGCCACGGCGCTCCGGCCAAGCACTTCCGTGACAAGCAAGCCCTGATCGACGCCGTGGCGCTGGCTGGCTTTGAGTCGATGAACCGCCTGATCCGGGATGCCACCCAGTCCAGCGATGACCTCCATGGCCGTTTCGTCCGCGTCGGCAAGGCATACGTCGACTTTGCCGTTGAGCACCCCGCCCTGCTGACGGTGATGTACTCCACCAAACACCACCCCGATTCCAGCGAGGAACTGCGGAACACTGGCGCCCAGGGAATACATGTTGCCCAAGCCATGATCGCCGAGGCCCAGGAAGCCGGCGTCCTGGCCGAAGGCGACCCCGGGACACTGGCCATGGTGTGCTTCGTCAGCCTTCATGGGACTGCCCTCCTTGCGGCCGGCGGACACTTGGACGGCACTTCAGTGGACGACGTAGTCACCGCTGCCACCGACACCCTATGGGCAGGCATGGCGGCCGGAGTCCCGGCTGCCCAGCCCAGCTAA
- a CDS encoding SDR family oxidoreductase: MTMTYAGTTALITGASSGLGAEFAGQFAARGSNLVLVARRADRLEKLAQDLRSRHGVTVTVLPMDLGRAGVGRELFDSLAGRGITVDTLINNAGFGTHGPLVEEDPDTIASEISLNVAALVDITRAFLPQLLDSGKGALVNVASTAAFQPIPGMAVYGATKAFVLSFTEAVAHETKNSGLNVLALCPGATRTEFFDVLGGESAAVGKMQTSEQVVGTAIKALGRKDTPGSVVSGWVNRVTAGFAQRLPRAVTVAIAARAVQDW; encoded by the coding sequence ATGACCATGACCTACGCAGGTACCACTGCACTCATTACAGGTGCCAGCTCCGGCCTCGGCGCTGAGTTCGCCGGACAATTTGCTGCCCGGGGCTCCAACCTCGTCCTGGTGGCCAGGCGCGCAGACCGTCTGGAGAAGTTGGCCCAGGACTTGCGCTCCCGCCACGGGGTCACCGTGACCGTGCTCCCCATGGACCTGGGCCGTGCAGGGGTGGGGCGCGAGCTCTTCGATTCACTGGCCGGCCGCGGGATCACCGTGGACACGTTGATCAACAACGCGGGCTTCGGCACCCATGGGCCTTTGGTTGAGGAAGATCCGGACACTATTGCGTCTGAGATTTCCTTGAACGTGGCCGCCTTGGTGGACATCACCCGGGCTTTTCTGCCGCAACTGCTCGACTCCGGAAAAGGTGCCCTGGTGAACGTGGCCAGTACTGCCGCTTTCCAGCCCATTCCCGGCATGGCCGTTTACGGTGCCACCAAGGCCTTCGTCCTGAGCTTCACTGAAGCCGTGGCCCACGAAACCAAGAACTCCGGACTTAACGTCCTGGCCCTTTGTCCCGGCGCCACGCGCACTGAGTTCTTCGACGTCCTCGGTGGCGAGTCCGCCGCGGTGGGCAAGATGCAGACCTCCGAACAGGTTGTTGGAACAGCGATCAAAGCCCTGGGTCGCAAGGACACGCCCGGCAGCGTTGTCTCCGGGTGGGTCAACCGGGTGACGGCTGGGTTTGCGCAGCGCTTGCCCAGGGCAGTCACGGTCGCCATCGCCGCACGCGCCGTACAGGACTGGTAG
- a CDS encoding metalloregulator ArsR/SmtB family transcription factor: MEHDAPGSETLDRAFMALADPVRRAMVARLSRGDATVNELAEPFAITKQAVSKHIQVLEHAGLVTRSRDAQRRPVHLDAAALERLTAWIDQYRLIAESRFRQLDELLAAGISHQEHENTTAKKKEELK; encoded by the coding sequence ATGGAACACGATGCCCCGGGGTCGGAGACCCTGGACAGGGCTTTTATGGCGTTGGCGGATCCGGTGCGGCGGGCCATGGTGGCCCGGCTGTCCCGGGGAGATGCCACTGTCAATGAGCTCGCGGAACCATTCGCCATCACCAAGCAGGCGGTTTCCAAGCACATTCAGGTCCTGGAGCATGCGGGCCTGGTGACCCGATCCCGGGATGCCCAGCGCAGGCCGGTTCATTTGGATGCAGCAGCTTTGGAGAGATTGACGGCCTGGATTGACCAGTACCGGCTGATCGCCGAATCCCGCTTCCGGCAGTTGGACGAACTGCTGGCTGCGGGCATCTCCCACCAAGAACACGAGAACACAACAGCAAAGAAGAAAGAGGAACTGAAATGA
- a CDS encoding HD domain-containing protein produces the protein MGSIAVDPMFNPEASMTEPHFTVETAQVLAEVAHNRQKDKLKRPYREHVLAVGDALADFDEDIQIAGYLHDIAEDTPITRQALLEMGVSERAVDIIERVTRRFHDDPDDYDAGIRFVAEDHDATLVKIADNAHNSLPERVQALAEKWPDKPPVTRYADARPVLYTAVPRDEVRMILERINPYLLQELDEIVPE, from the coding sequence ATGGGATCGATCGCCGTTGATCCCATGTTCAACCCGGAGGCCAGCATGACCGAACCACACTTCACTGTAGAAACAGCCCAGGTCCTGGCGGAGGTGGCCCACAACCGGCAGAAGGACAAGCTCAAGCGCCCCTACCGCGAGCACGTCCTGGCAGTGGGCGATGCTCTGGCCGACTTTGATGAGGACATCCAGATCGCCGGCTACCTTCATGACATCGCCGAGGACACTCCCATCACCCGGCAGGCACTGCTGGAAATGGGCGTGTCCGAGCGTGCGGTAGACATTATCGAGCGTGTCACCCGCCGCTTCCACGACGACCCGGATGACTACGACGCCGGCATCCGTTTTGTTGCGGAGGATCACGACGCCACGTTGGTGAAGATCGCGGACAACGCCCACAACTCGCTCCCGGAACGGGTTCAGGCCCTCGCGGAGAAGTGGCCGGACAAGCCGCCGGTCACCCGCTACGCCGATGCCCGACCTGTGCTGTACACGGCCGTTCCCCGCGACGAGGTCAGGATGATCCTGGAACGGATCAACCCATACCTGCTCCAGGAACTGGACGAGATCGTTCCCGAGTAA
- a CDS encoding SRPBCC family protein, with the protein MSNPTTITADSGVPFVDTVREFDAPVSAVFKAHVDPDLLAKWLGPRSTVTKITEYNATTGGSWRYESGDDNGMYGFRGVFHTVEADALIIQTVEFEGAPNQVVISTTTFEEIDGRTRMVAHEVYPSVEARDMALATGMDYGVIEGYERLDELLAA; encoded by the coding sequence ATGAGCAATCCAACAACAATCACCGCTGACAGCGGCGTCCCGTTCGTTGATACAGTCCGCGAATTCGATGCTCCCGTCAGTGCGGTCTTCAAGGCCCATGTTGACCCGGACCTCTTGGCCAAATGGCTGGGCCCGCGCAGCACGGTCACCAAAATTACCGAGTACAACGCCACCACCGGCGGCAGCTGGCGCTACGAAAGCGGTGACGACAACGGAATGTATGGCTTCCGCGGCGTCTTCCACACCGTTGAAGCCGACGCACTGATCATCCAGACAGTGGAGTTCGAGGGCGCACCCAACCAGGTAGTCATCAGCACCACCACCTTCGAGGAAATCGACGGCAGGACCCGGATGGTCGCCCACGAGGTCTACCCCTCCGTGGAAGCCCGCGACATGGCCCTTGCAACGGGAATGGACTACGGCGTGATCGAAGGATACGAGCGGCTGGACGAACTGCTTGCTGCCTAA
- a CDS encoding LysE family translocator, giving the protein MNPQLFLAFMLVAVSLACTPGVDWAYSISAGLRQRSFVPAVAGLCSGYVIHTLLMVAGLAALLAGVPGLLGWLTIAGAAYLLWLGGSTIRSWRGASFSAEAGVVQSGNQLRTFLQGMGTSGINPKGLLFFIALVPQFVSPEAALPVPVQSGLLGLTFVILAGAVYTGVALTSRKLLASRPGAARVVTLTSGIIMIGLGTVLLSEQLLPLLLQLQPAGA; this is encoded by the coding sequence GTGAATCCGCAGCTGTTCCTCGCCTTCATGCTGGTGGCCGTCAGCTTGGCGTGCACCCCCGGCGTCGACTGGGCGTATTCAATCTCGGCCGGCCTACGCCAACGCAGCTTCGTTCCCGCAGTGGCGGGCCTGTGCAGCGGGTATGTCATCCACACATTGCTGATGGTGGCAGGCTTGGCCGCTCTGCTGGCAGGAGTCCCGGGACTCCTGGGATGGCTGACCATCGCCGGTGCGGCCTACTTATTGTGGCTCGGCGGCTCGACCATCCGCTCGTGGCGAGGTGCGAGCTTCAGCGCGGAAGCCGGCGTCGTGCAGTCCGGAAACCAGCTCCGCACCTTCCTTCAAGGCATGGGTACCAGCGGCATCAACCCCAAGGGCCTGCTCTTTTTTATCGCGCTGGTACCGCAGTTCGTCAGCCCCGAGGCAGCACTGCCCGTTCCGGTCCAGTCAGGTTTGCTGGGCCTGACCTTCGTGATCCTGGCAGGGGCGGTCTACACTGGCGTGGCCCTGACGTCCCGGAAGTTGCTGGCTTCCCGGCCGGGTGCCGCGCGGGTTGTGACGCTGACCAGCGGGATCATCATGATCGGACTGGGAACAGTGCTGTTGTCCGAGCAACTCCTCCCGCTGCTGCTGCAGTTGCAGCCGGCGGGCGCTTAG
- a CDS encoding serine hydrolase domain-containing protein has product MHAKVIAPGFEPVAELFGSFLDQDPEYSAQVAAYHRGVKVLDLSGGPHIRPDSVTGVFSCSKGMAGLVMALLVQDGTLDLDAEVTKYWPEFGAEGKASITVAQLLSHQAGLLGVEGGLTLHEVNNSGLAAAKLAKLPPLWKPGTAFGYHALTIGIFMEELCRRITGSTLQDVFEQRIRAATGAHFYLGLPDAEEARFAPFRWAADPAWPWVDPASHAGLAANSAVGDILDLPNIREVRAAGLSSAAGVASADGMARIYAAALTGLEGEPAVPPLLTEETIRAVTREQVFGIDRVFGETGCFATVFMKSHTRMPFGSYRAFGHDGASASLGFADPVYELGFGYVPQQAEPGGVGCRNFQLSAAVREVIAGLAA; this is encoded by the coding sequence ATGCATGCAAAGGTGATCGCCCCAGGTTTCGAACCCGTCGCCGAGCTCTTCGGCAGTTTCCTCGATCAGGATCCGGAGTATTCGGCGCAAGTCGCGGCCTACCATCGCGGCGTCAAAGTGCTGGACCTCAGCGGCGGACCGCATATCCGCCCGGACTCGGTTACGGGCGTCTTCTCCTGCTCCAAAGGCATGGCGGGCCTGGTCATGGCGTTGCTGGTTCAGGACGGCACCTTGGACCTTGATGCCGAGGTGACCAAGTATTGGCCGGAGTTTGGTGCCGAGGGGAAAGCTTCGATCACCGTTGCCCAGCTTCTTTCGCATCAGGCCGGGCTCCTTGGAGTGGAAGGCGGCCTCACCCTCCACGAGGTCAACAACTCCGGGCTCGCAGCCGCCAAGCTCGCCAAACTGCCGCCGCTATGGAAACCCGGCACTGCTTTCGGCTACCACGCACTGACCATCGGTATCTTCATGGAGGAGCTGTGCCGCCGCATCACCGGTTCCACCCTCCAGGACGTCTTTGAACAGCGGATCCGGGCCGCAACCGGAGCGCACTTCTACCTTGGCCTGCCTGACGCCGAAGAGGCCCGCTTCGCTCCCTTCCGCTGGGCGGCCGATCCGGCGTGGCCGTGGGTGGATCCTGCCAGCCACGCCGGACTGGCGGCCAACTCTGCCGTGGGCGACATCCTGGACTTGCCCAACATCCGGGAGGTGCGGGCCGCGGGGTTGAGCTCGGCTGCTGGAGTGGCGAGTGCGGATGGGATGGCAAGAATCTACGCTGCAGCGCTGACAGGGTTGGAAGGCGAACCCGCCGTTCCCCCTCTCCTGACGGAGGAGACCATTCGTGCGGTAACCCGCGAGCAGGTTTTCGGCATCGACCGCGTCTTTGGAGAGACTGGCTGCTTTGCCACGGTGTTCATGAAGTCCCACACTCGGATGCCGTTCGGCAGCTACCGCGCATTCGGGCACGACGGCGCCAGCGCATCTCTGGGATTCGCGGACCCTGTGTATGAACTCGGCTTTGGGTACGTGCCGCAGCAGGCGGAGCCCGGGGGAGTGGGCTGTCGCAACTTCCAGCTGAGCGCGGCGGTGCGGGAAGTGATCGCTGGGCTCGCGGCTTAG